From a single Microbacterium terrisoli genomic region:
- a CDS encoding TetR/AcrR family transcriptional regulator — protein MPEPVSDHYHHGNLREALIDAALELARTGGENALTLRDATRQVGVSASAAYRHFSDRDALATAVSERIRDAMAERMSAFEPDAATGRDRLRAVGLGYIAFAREEPGWFETAFATITALPAASTAAASAPPTPLPSPLIALTAALDALVVDGDLSAEDRIGAEWPCWSAVHGFARLWLRGPLRQLPEATVQSAAERTVDTAIAGLLALAGPVPVR, from the coding sequence ATGCCGGAGCCAGTGAGTGATCACTATCACCACGGAAATCTGCGTGAGGCACTCATCGATGCCGCGCTCGAGCTGGCCCGCACGGGCGGCGAGAACGCGCTGACGCTGAGGGATGCCACACGGCAGGTGGGTGTCTCAGCGAGCGCCGCCTACCGGCACTTCTCCGACCGCGACGCGCTGGCCACCGCGGTCAGCGAACGGATCCGCGACGCGATGGCCGAGCGCATGAGCGCGTTCGAGCCGGATGCTGCGACCGGCCGCGACCGGCTGCGCGCGGTGGGTCTCGGCTACATCGCCTTCGCCCGGGAAGAGCCCGGCTGGTTCGAGACCGCGTTCGCGACGATCACGGCCCTCCCCGCAGCATCCACTGCCGCAGCGTCTGCGCCTCCCACCCCCTTGCCCTCACCACTGATCGCCCTCACCGCTGCGCTGGACGCCCTGGTCGTCGATGGCGATCTCTCGGCCGAAGACCGCATCGGTGCCGAGTGGCCGTGCTGGTCGGCCGTGCACGGATTCGCGCGCCTGTGGTTGCGCGGGCCTCTGCGGCAGCTGCCCGAGGCAACCGTGCAGTCGGCCGCCGAACGCACCGTCGACACAGCGATCGCGGGGCTGCTCGCACTTGCCGGTCCGGTCCCCGTCCGCTGA
- a CDS encoding cupin domain-containing protein → MTALENVDALVAVEPGQRTAQLALSADGARVVVFAFDTGAELTEHSAPGPILVQALEGRLEFTAEDVTKELVPGGLLHLDARIPHSVRALEPSKMMLTIIH, encoded by the coding sequence ATGACCGCTCTTGAGAATGTGGATGCACTCGTGGCCGTCGAGCCGGGCCAGCGTACGGCGCAGCTGGCGCTGTCGGCAGACGGGGCACGGGTCGTCGTCTTCGCCTTCGACACCGGCGCTGAGCTGACCGAGCACAGCGCACCCGGCCCGATTCTGGTCCAGGCACTCGAAGGGCGCCTGGAGTTCACGGCCGAGGACGTCACGAAAGAGCTGGTGCCCGGCGGTCTGCTGCACCTGGATGCGCGCATTCCCCATTCGGTGCGGGCGCTCGAACCGTCGAAGATGATGCTGACGATCATCCACTAG
- a CDS encoding amidohydrolase family protein, with product MQTTPGPLDDAAIPAYLRALDVPGIADVHVHFMPQNVLDKVWAFFDRIGDDDGRASWGIAYRTAEPERVATLERLGVIAYPTLNYAHRPGMAAWLNAYSHDFADAHPQAVPSGTFYAEPSATADTEAALAYGARIFKIHVQVGEFAPDDPILDGAWSALERARVPAVVHCGSGPHRGRHTGPEPIAALLRRHPDLSLIIAHGGMPEYAAFTDLVEQYAGVCLDTTMVCTDYARALAPVPDAVLARWQRLPDKIVLGTDFPNIPYPYAHQIRVLADLGFGDDWMRAVLWRNGARLMRVPAP from the coding sequence ATGCAGACCACCCCGGGGCCGCTCGATGACGCCGCGATCCCCGCGTACCTTCGCGCCCTCGATGTGCCGGGCATCGCCGACGTGCACGTGCATTTCATGCCGCAGAACGTGCTCGACAAGGTCTGGGCGTTCTTCGATCGGATCGGCGACGATGACGGCCGTGCGTCGTGGGGCATCGCCTACCGCACCGCAGAACCCGAGCGCGTCGCGACCCTCGAGCGGCTGGGCGTGATCGCCTATCCGACCCTGAACTACGCCCACCGCCCGGGCATGGCCGCGTGGCTGAACGCCTACTCGCACGACTTCGCCGACGCCCACCCGCAGGCCGTGCCGTCGGGCACGTTCTACGCCGAGCCGTCCGCCACCGCCGATACCGAGGCCGCCCTGGCGTACGGTGCGCGGATCTTCAAGATCCACGTGCAGGTGGGGGAGTTCGCCCCGGACGATCCGATCCTCGACGGCGCGTGGTCGGCGCTCGAACGCGCGCGGGTGCCGGCGGTCGTCCACTGCGGCTCCGGTCCGCACCGCGGCAGGCACACCGGCCCGGAGCCGATCGCGGCGCTCTTGCGGCGGCATCCCGACCTGAGCCTGATCATCGCGCACGGTGGCATGCCCGAGTACGCGGCGTTCACCGACCTCGTCGAGCAGTACGCCGGGGTGTGCCTGGATACGACCATGGTCTGCACCGATTATGCGCGTGCCCTCGCGCCGGTTCCGGATGCGGTGCTCGCGCGCTGGCAGCGCCTGCCTGACAAGATCGTGCTGGGCACGGATTTTCCGAACATCCCCTACCCGTACGCGCACCAGATCAGGGTGCTGGCCGACCTCGGGTTCGGCGACGACTGGATGCGGGCGGTGCTGTGGCGCAACGGTGCGCGGCTCATGCGCGTGCCGGCGCCGTGA
- a CDS encoding MBL fold metallo-hydrolase codes for MTSNTAREIAPGITVFTSRRMLTNSTVLADRTHALLVDPGWQPDELEHIADELDARDLTVIGGFSTHAHHDHLLWHPRWAAAPRWASPRTAELARTERDGLVDALGAGFPPDLVELMGRIGAVTDVLPDDSIPAGFEIELIVHDGHAPGHTALWLPRQRVLIAGDMLSDIELPLPFFPDDLASYLAALDVLAPFAAQAELVIPGHGTVGTDARRRLNADRRYLDDVVRTGDSTDPRIRNDGMADMHEHLQQLVGAR; via the coding sequence ATGACATCGAACACCGCGCGAGAGATCGCGCCCGGCATCACCGTCTTCACGAGCCGTCGGATGCTGACCAACTCGACGGTGCTCGCAGACCGGACCCACGCGCTGCTGGTCGATCCGGGCTGGCAGCCTGACGAGCTCGAGCACATCGCCGACGAGCTGGACGCCCGCGACCTGACCGTCATCGGCGGTTTCAGCACCCACGCGCATCACGATCACCTGCTGTGGCACCCGCGCTGGGCCGCAGCCCCACGGTGGGCCTCGCCGCGCACGGCAGAACTCGCGCGCACGGAACGAGACGGGTTGGTCGACGCGCTCGGCGCAGGCTTTCCGCCCGACCTCGTCGAGCTGATGGGGCGGATAGGTGCAGTGACCGACGTGCTGCCCGACGACTCCATCCCTGCGGGGTTCGAGATCGAGCTGATCGTGCACGACGGCCACGCGCCCGGGCACACCGCCCTGTGGCTGCCCCGTCAGCGGGTGCTGATCGCCGGCGACATGCTCAGCGACATCGAGCTGCCGCTGCCGTTCTTTCCCGACGACCTCGCGTCTTACCTCGCGGCGCTCGATGTGCTCGCCCCGTTCGCGGCGCAGGCTGAGCTCGTCATCCCCGGTCACGGCACCGTCGGCACCGATGCCCGCCGGCGACTGAACGCCGATCGTCGCTACCTCGACGATGTGGTCCGCACGGGAGATTCGACCGATCCCCGCATCCGCAACGACGGCATGGCCGACATGCACGAGCACCTGCAGCAGCTCGTCGGAGCGCGCTGA
- a CDS encoding DUF899 domain-containing protein, with the protein MATALPPVVDTETWRAQLAALRVREKAATRELDAIAAQRRRLPMVKLPDYVLEGEDGPVRLADIFEGRSQLITYHHMWEAGAEWQCGGCTGFTAQYTRLEFLDNYDARFVVVTQGEIGEALAYRDKTGNRMQWYSTYGSTFGADMDAPADGGGFAVNVFLRDGDDVYRTWHTNGRGTEILTHTFPMIDILPYGRREEWQDVPDGWPQDGPAGAGWGTAQDVALAYGPGSGHQD; encoded by the coding sequence ATGGCCACTGCATTGCCTCCCGTCGTCGACACCGAGACCTGGCGTGCCCAGCTTGCCGCCCTGCGCGTGCGCGAGAAGGCCGCCACGCGCGAGCTCGACGCGATCGCCGCCCAGCGCCGGCGGCTGCCGATGGTCAAGCTTCCCGACTATGTGCTCGAGGGGGAGGACGGTCCGGTGCGCCTGGCCGACATCTTCGAGGGCAGGTCGCAGCTGATCACCTACCACCACATGTGGGAGGCCGGTGCCGAATGGCAGTGCGGCGGGTGCACGGGGTTCACTGCTCAGTACACGCGGCTCGAGTTCTTGGACAACTACGACGCGCGGTTCGTCGTGGTCACGCAGGGCGAGATCGGCGAGGCGCTGGCGTACCGCGACAAGACCGGCAATCGCATGCAGTGGTATTCGACGTACGGCAGCACGTTCGGCGCCGACATGGATGCTCCCGCCGACGGCGGCGGCTTCGCCGTGAACGTGTTCCTGCGCGACGGCGACGACGTCTACCGCACGTGGCACACGAACGGGCGCGGCACCGAGATCCTCACCCACACGTTCCCGATGATCGACATCCTGCCGTACGGACGCCGCGAGGAGTGGCAGGACGTTCCCGACGGCTGGCCGCAGGACGGTCCCGCCGGCGCCGGCTGGGGCACGGCGCAGGATGTCGCCCTCGCCTACGGTCCCGGCTCGGGGCATCAGGACTGA